One genomic segment of Burkholderia pyrrocinia includes these proteins:
- the mlaD gene encoding outer membrane lipid asymmetry maintenance protein MlaD — MTMKKTALDFWVGLFVVVGFLAVLFLALKVGNMSSLSFQPTYAVKMKFDNIGGLKPRAAVKSAGVVVGRVKSIGFDTNTYQALVTIDVDGQYPFPKDSSAKILTSGLLGEQYIGLDPGGDTEMLKAGDTITMTQSAIVLENLIGQFLYSKAADAGGAKPASGASAAPAAVAAPASAVAAASGSAAQ, encoded by the coding sequence ATGACGATGAAAAAGACTGCTCTCGACTTCTGGGTCGGCCTGTTCGTGGTGGTGGGCTTCCTTGCGGTGCTGTTCCTGGCGCTGAAGGTCGGCAACATGAGCTCGCTGTCGTTTCAGCCGACCTATGCGGTGAAGATGAAATTCGACAATATCGGCGGGTTGAAGCCGCGCGCGGCCGTGAAGAGTGCCGGCGTCGTGGTCGGCCGCGTGAAGTCGATCGGCTTCGATACGAACACCTACCAGGCGCTCGTGACGATCGATGTCGACGGCCAGTACCCGTTCCCGAAGGATTCGTCGGCGAAGATCCTGACGTCGGGCCTGCTGGGCGAGCAATATATCGGTCTCGATCCGGGCGGCGACACGGAAATGCTGAAGGCGGGCGATACGATCACGATGACGCAGTCGGCGATCGTGCTCGAGAACCTGATCGGCCAGTTCCTGTACAGCAAGGCCGCCGATGCGGGCGGCGCGAAGCCGGCATCCGGCGCGTCGGCCGCGCCCGCAGCGGTGGCGGCGCCGGCGTCCGCCGTGGCCGCCGCGTCCGGTTCGGCAGCCCAATAA